Sequence from the Miscanthus floridulus cultivar M001 chromosome 16, ASM1932011v1, whole genome shotgun sequence genome:
TGATGCAAACACCACACGGGACCGCGCGGGAAGGCCGCGCTGTTTTCTAGTTTAAACTATAACGGAACTGCTGCATTTTTTATCTTATCTTATCAACACAACCGCGCGTGGAAGAGAAATTCGTGTTTTGGAATGGGAACGTGCACTAGGCTGCCGCCGCCTCCTGCCGTTGTTAGTGCCGCAACAGGACGCCGTGCGCGGCGAACGCGAGGCCGAAGAGGAGGATGGCCCAGTCGACGGCGCGCTGCGCGGCGCCCGCGGCGTGGCCCACGACGCGGAGGTGGAACAGCGCGGGCAGCACGAAGGAGAGCAGCTCGCAAACCGTGCTCCCCACGAAGGACGCGAACGACCCGAACGCCGGCACGAAGCACGCGATCGCCGACAGCGCCACCAGCACCGCGACGCGGCTCGCGTGCAGGGCCGCCTGCTCCATGGCGCCGCCGACGTGGCAACGCTTCCGCAGCCACCCGCCCAGCGCCAGCAGCCACGTCTCCACGATCTCGTGGATCGGGTGCATCATCACCGGGAATGTCAGCGCCCGCGCGATGCACAGCACCACCTACAGGAAAAAGTAGCCATTTTTTAGCCTCTGGTTTCGTTTCACCGATGGCCCGATGGGGCCAGCCGTGTTGTTCGAGCGTGAGAGAGTTTTTTTCCTGACCGACCTTGACGGCGGCGGTGGACCAGGTGCTCGGGAGGTTGAGCGTGATGATGTCCTTGGTGGCGTCGCCGTAGGCGAGGTAGCCGCAGGCGTCGAAGCAGACGTACACGGCGGTGACGCCGGCGATAGCCTGGAGGAGCACGGAGCGGAACCTGCTGCGGTCGGCCATGGACGCCTCGAGCGCTAGCGTCATGCAGAAGCCCTCGAAGCA
This genomic interval carries:
- the LOC136511249 gene encoding amino acid transporter ANT1-like, with protein sequence RSDGAAECTVLAVATVVKQDLQLLAPRGEQPFQGRDAVAELWGIAFAARFAVFCFEGFCMTLALEASMADRSRFRSVLLQAIAGVTAVYVCFDACGYLAYGDATKDIITLNLPSTWSTAAVKVVLCIARALTFPVMMHPIHEIVETWLLALGGWLRKRCHVGGAMEQAALHASRVAVLVALSAIACFVPAFGSFASFVGSTVCELLSFVLPALFHLRVVGHAAGAAQRAVDWAILLFGLAFAAHGVLLRH